The Sparus aurata chromosome 15, fSpaAur1.1, whole genome shotgun sequence genomic interval AAAAATCACTCATCATACATGAAATATGACGCCATCGTGTATTTATCAACAAAGTTAAACTAAATGTACATAAACTACATCCATATAATACCTTGATATTATCCTCACCTGTGTCAAATGTCCATCTCGTACGGCAGCTCCTCAAACACATGGGTTTTGCTTGTTTTTCCGGGTATGCGCACTGAGGCTGCGCAGCAAAAATCAGCTCCAGTAGCTTTCCCCCTTTCTTTCCTCGTTCCTCTGCGCAGCGCTTCACTCCTCTGCGCAGCTTCACCACCGCAGGTCTACTCACCTCTGCACCACCAGCTGAAGGTAAGTAAGCCTCCACCTCACCTGCTGGTTAGACAGTtagcagcatgctaacatgaaaAACGTGTATTCTTTTTGTGTGTAGCTATAAAATGCAGCTCGTATCAGCCAGTCGGCGTTATGCAACATCCAAACAATGATCGGAATTCAGGCGAAAGGTCCTCTGAAATCTGCAAAGCATGATCACACACAGGCACGATTAACTCCTACAGTCATAGCTTTGATTGTGAGTAATAAAAGTTTAATTTCTCACCTTATACCGCAGTAATCCTCATAAAACAGGTTTACATGTGACTCTGATTAACATCAGGGGTAATGGTCCCGGTGGTAACATGACTCAGCATTTTTATCAGGCTTCACTGGGATTCACTCTTCAAATTCAAAGCTATTTTCATGAATATAATAAAATGGCGTGTTATGTTCCCAATTTAAATGGCATATATGAgaataaaatgtgtcttttttatgATAAATGCAAGTTCACCaaccttaaaggaacagttcacctaaaataaatggaaatttcagtcattatctactcacccgcATTCATcaggaagtagaagaagaagcctCGGGATCCCAAGTTTAATACATGTTTTTCCCTTTAGCAACGAAACTATGAGTGTTGGCACACACCCAGTCTGAAGTGGGTGTGAATAacgtctttttaaatcagtttgggaGCTCAGGGCTTCCgcagacttggattacgcttttgttcttacattttaaatgtgccAACTTCAAGTATATCCACATTGTGATAGATGTGGGCCAGTGTTATTAGATTATTGAAACTGTAAAGAGATATTATCACTTTTCTCAACTCTCAAATTGTCACCATGACTCAGCAGACCTTATCTTCTCATTGTCCCACAGGGCTGATAACATACTCAGTTTAATAAGAGTTTAATTAGACACGTTTGTAAAAGCACCAGGCATCTCATAAccgacagctgtgtgtgtgtgttaatagtTTATCCACTGTTAATGACTATTTCATATCAAACAATGATtatctccctcttctctccgtACAGATATGGCCGCCAAGGTTGTCATAGTAACGGGTGGCAACAAGGGCATCGGTCTGGCCATCGTCCGAGCGCTCTGCAAGCAGTTCCAAGGAGACGTTTACCTGACAGCCAGAGACGTGTAGGTACCTGCTGGGATTTATGACTCAGTGTTATCATTACACAATGTCAcagagaaggattttttttttatcttgtgtgtttatttaaaccCACTGACACAAATACTACACTATTATTATgagattttattattttatggaGTGGACGGATTCTGTCTGCTAATCACTTCTTCAAGCTTCCAGCTGTCAGTGAAACATTCATAGGAGCAAACATCAGGTTAAAATGACAGCTCCACCTCGATCACAGATACATAATAAAGCCCCTTTAAATGCCATGTGGAAGTAAATGaaagcttgtttgtttttatttcagtggtCGTGGTGAGGAAGCGGTGAAGTCTCTGTCTACGGAGGGACTGAAGCCGATGTTCCACCAGCTGGACATCAACGACGTGAACAGCATCACCACCGCTGCCGCCTTCTTTAAACAGAAGTATGGAGGAGTGGACGTCCTCGTCAATAATGCCGGGATAGCATTCAAAAGTAAGGCTCACACAGTagtataatataaaaaaacGATTCCATCTTAGACAAAGATATctggttttatatatatatatttcttcaaCAGGTGTCTGATGGGCAGCTGTAGCTGTACGTCCATACTTTACTCACCTATTGCCTGAAATGTGTTGATATTCAAatttaaaatgtcctttttcacctaaaatcagtgttttaaagaaaactggaatgaaaaaaaacaaaaaacaatgataataatgtccacaaaacattaaaCCAAAAAGAAATTATTAGCTGCTTCACTCAGTAACATTTATTAGTTGTCTGAGTAATGAAAAGGCTCTTCaaggaatgaaaacaaatgcatgtgTTTGTTCATTCACTGCTTTTAATCATATAACATTTATTACATACTTGTCCGCAGGGtacttttatttgtgttatttttcatcCCTTATCAAAGAGAAATGCTGTAAAATGGCAGCATTGTTGGTTTTTGGAGCTATAATTATGAAAAAGAATCAAtcaaaatgatttataaagAGGTAACGATGACATCACGACAACTCTtactgtctctctcttcagtGGCTGACACGGCGCCATTCGCAGTCCAGGCGGAGGTCACGCTCAAGACAAACTTCTTCGCCACCAGAGACATGCTGACTCACTTCCTGCCACTCATCAAAGCCGGAGGTAAGGACGCACAGCTGGACCAGGTCTGCTGTCAAACTCAAGAGTTTGTTTGGTCTCTTTTAGAAAATTAGACTAAATAGGACCACGTTTTTATTTGCCAACAGCTCATAAGTGACCTCAGATATCATATTGCATTGTGTGTATTTCAGGCCGTGTCGTGAACGTCTCCAGCTTCGTCGGCTCCCGCACTCTGAACCAGTGCAGCCCGGCCCTGCAGCAGCGTTTCCGCAGCGAGGacatcacagaggaggagctggtggGGCTGATGGAGCAGTTCGTCGAGAAGGCCAAGAAGGGCGAACACAAGGACGCCGGCTGGCCTGAAACTGCGTATGGAGTGTCCAAGACTGGACTGACGGTACGACCCATCAGCCTGTCTCCTGATTTATACTCTGTTAACTCATCTGTGGAGATCACAGACCAGTTTACAGGTCTTAAAATGTATAAAGCAGTGTTATATTTGGTGCTATGTAAAGAAATTCTCATTGAAATTCTTCTCCGATGTcatatttactttacaaatttGTGTCTTTAGACTCTGACCATGATCCAAGCTCGACGTCTGTCCAAGGAGAGACCGAAGGACGGGGTAAACACTTAAATACATCAACTTCTAATCAAGAACCTTTGCTTTTCTTATTTTGAATCAGTTTGTTCATCGCTTCTTAAAAGATGATTAATTTAAGTCATATCTTGCAGTGTCTGTTTAATATTTTTCACTCTGTTTTAGGTTGTTTTAATCTTCTATTTTACTTCAAATCCTTTTGAAGCAGCTTTTTTCCAAttgtattttcacatttttgtcgTATTCATGTATATTTCTTACAGATCTTGTGCAACGCCTGCTGTCCTGGGTGGGTTCGCACCGACATGGCCGGTCCAAAAGCCCCCAAGTCACCAGACGAGGGCGCCATCACTCCGGTGTACCTGGCCCTGCTGCCGGCCGGCGCCACAGATCCACACGGAAAGTTTGTGTCTGATAAAGAAGTTCAGCCGTGGTGAAAGTCTTAAAAtgacctgtgtgagtgtgtgagtgtgtgtgagagagattttccaaaaacatccaacaacaaacgtgttaaaaatgttaaagatCTTGACTcaagtaaaaccaaaacaactcaAACTATCCAGGGGAACACTAACATGTGGTgtgctgtgtgtgaatgtgtgtgtctgcttctcTTTGCAGCAATAATCCTGCTTGAATTACTAACATTGGTGGCTAATCGCTGATGTTTGTGAGAAAACTACATTTTGCCTTTTGGAAgtgtaaacatttttatatcattcaaatataaaatgttacaaaaaacaaacaactggcCTTTGTTAGATGAAACATAATGATGCTTTTTTTCTACAGTTCAATGCTTTCATGtcaaaaacaataaattcaaaatgaagaaaactTGTTGAATGTTGATTAACAAGAGCAGAATACAGTGTGATTTATACGCGTTAACATTCAGATGCACATATCGAAGAATAACAGATATTAGACCAACAACAGGAGGGTTTCAGGGGTGACTGAGGTCTGCAGGGATCTGCGatgaacaaactgaatttccACGCTGGACAACTCTGCAGGAGCTTTTTGCTTTGTTAAATAACTCGACCTTTAACAGCACAGTTAGATGTTAATGTCTGATTAAATGTCTGAATGCAGACTTGTGGGGGGAAAAAGatgttttgttaatttttgtGGTCTTAATCACTGTAATGTGAAGAATGACGGTTTGAGAAAAGGTCTAAGAAATTTGAAAAGAACAACCTGAAGGACGGATTCATGGACTAACTATGAATTTACATGAGGCTGATGTGAACAGACCACCAGATTTTTATCAGGTGTGAACGTACGTGTACGTgttgaaaccactggatattttaatgGACACCTCACAACAATTTCCAGAAACTCAActcaacagtttgtttattaggTTATGAAAATAAATCGAAAAAATACATCTCTGAGTTAGTATTATGTCCATATCACATTGTAAATATCACCTTTCTGAGTCtgaatttattttccaaaacaacatagcGCACTTGTAAAGGAGCTATCTGTAAAatcaaagtaaacaaacaatgtaTAGCCACATTTTGTAGTGAGCTACATTATAAAcctcaaaaccaaacacagtgTTTTACATAACTGTTAAACACCTGAATTACTCATCATACAACGTGTATTTATCAACAAAATTAAACCATATGTACTTAAACAACATCCATATAATACCTTGATATTATCCTCATCTGTGTCAAATGTCCATCTTGCACAGCAGCTCCTCACACACGTGTGTTTAGATTGTTTTTCCGGGTATGAGGCTGCGCAGCAACGACCTCCAGTAGCTTTCCTCCAGAGATATGGAGTAAACACAtatataacacagtatatacagtacttCTCTGCCTTTATATTATCATTTAACATTATTATTGCACTGCTctttttctatatattttttttcaatttggtTTCATTgtattattctgtatttttattctttaccACCATACATTTTATGTTTGGTTCTATGTCTGTGCTATTTACGTTCTTGTGCTGCTGGAACACTAAATACCACTAAATACTACCCTAACTCTTGATAGCTACAGTATAATCCAACTGAATTATTAAGTGATCAGtgagaaaaacataaaacataaaaaaacacaccaagtCACAACATGATCAAATGTTCTGTAGTCCTTTAGCCTCACAGTAGGTCAAATAATTTCTTACTAAACAGTTcattcagctctgtgtgtgctgATACGTTTGGCAAGACAAGACAGCAACTTGTCTATGATGACATAATAGGTTTCTACCTTGAATCTTTGGTTGCCATGCAGGCCTCGTAGGGCTCCGCTTTCTCCTGATTCATCTGgaaaacattttagtttttggcCCTTTTGGTCTCCTCCTCATATAAGCGAGTAACTCAGCGGTATTTCCGTACTTCTCAAACTGATCCCTCTGCGATGCCACATAAGAATGCAGCAACTCCAAAATACGTTCTGCGGTGTCAAAGGTTATGTCATGCTTTTGCAAAGTCTCAGCAGGGGCCTTGAACCTGGTTAGTATGCTATCCCACACATTTGCCATAATTGCAGTCTCCAACTTATGTTGAGCGCAGAGTGATGTGACCTCACGTCTGACGTCACTCTTCTCCTCCGGATACATTTGTGCGCTCACTGCTTTGTGGACCAACTCAACTCTGACCAGTTGGGGAGGGGGAGTGATGGAGTCAAGTAATCGTGATTTATTataattgttgttatttttgtgaaattaaTATTCATAAACGAGTAGTGGATGGTCTTTAAACAATCTTAagtgaataatataaaaaatgtaagtaaaagatttttaaagcttttatcaTGAGGTGCCCCCCACTAGTTGTTACAGGTTGGTGCCCCTGAGCACGTGCCCGATCCAGTCTATGGATCATCCAGGCCTTGGGATCTCCAAACggccaggggcggttctagggggggggcaacaggggccagtgcccccgtaactctgagtctggacccccctgtggcccccctgacagggagtctgcatcaataatacaatgacagatttcttgcaatgattttgttctgaagggaaaggcagaaataaagtgtctcagcagtttactacccaatcaaaattgttgaaattgtaaacactgttttgtctgaatgagggatttatcctttcttccgggttgtatgtgccccctaacaaaaaagccggccccaacctggcccccctatgaaaactggtctagaaccgccactgcaaaCGCCGCTTAAGTCTGGCTGGTTGGCTCGGTTTAAACATGCCTTTGGGACAAAGAGGGCAGTGGATCTGACTGCAGCATGTTGTGCAGCATTCCACTGCAGGCTCTCCACCACATGAATAATTAAATGATGCATCTAAAAAGGATATACATGTGTTTGAATTAGAGTACATTCAATTCAAATGAATGTATACAGCCTGCaaacttattaaaaaaaatattttgtttggccttttatggcttcaccaataggtcagctgaagacatgacaggaaacagggggagagagaggggaagcgacatgcagcaaagggacccggccgggagtcgaacccaggtccgccgCAGAGCACCGGCACACGGGACGCGCGCTCCACCAACCGAGCCAAACGGCGCCCCCAGCCTGCAAACTTAGATTGTCTTTGCTTACAGGTAAAATGGCCACATGCACCAGGTAGTGCAAATGAGGCCTTACTTATGTAGAAGAAGTAGTAATGGCTATGAAAATACTGCACTATGGGTTAAAATCCGGCATTCAAAAACGTACTTtagaaatcagaatcagaatcagaaacactttaataatcccagggggaaattattttacttaagtGAAAGTGGCTAAAATAAGACACTTTGGTAAATTAGTGTGTTATGTTAAAAGCAAAATATACTCaagaatcaaaaataaaaaaaatactgatggtGCAGAAGCATGCTACTTTAGTTACTGGCCGGCAGCCAGGTGACTCTCCCATTTTTCTCCTGGTTTCTCTGCGCAGCTTCACCACAGCAGGTCCACTCACCTCTGAACCAGCTGAAGGTAAGAAGCCTCCACTTCACCTCCTGGTTagacagttagcagcagtattatttttgtatttagttATAAAATGCAGCTCGTATCAGCCAGTCAGCGTTATGTAACATCCAAACAATGATCTGAACGAAGACGAAAGGTCCTCTGAAATCTGCAAAGCATGATCACACAGAGGCACGATTAACTCCTACAGTTATGGCTTTAATTGTGAGTAGTCAAAGTTTAGTTTCTCATCTTATACCACAGTAATCCTCATAAAACAGGTTTACATGTGACTCTGATTAACATCAGGGGTAAATGTCCTGGGATTCCATAATGTaacaatatgtaacattttccaatttaaagctattttcagaaatataaatgttccccattttaaatgttttctatcataaaatgtgtctgtttatgATAAATGCATGTTCACaaccttaaaggaacagttcacccaaaaaagaaaatggaatatTCAGTCATTGTCTGCTCACCCGCATTCTTcaggaagtagaagaagaaacccCAGGATCTCAAGTTTAATACATGTTTTTCCCTTTAGCAACTAAACTATGAGTGTTGGCAGCCACCCAGTCTGAAGTGGGTGTGAATAacgtctttttaaatcagtttgggacCTCGGGGCTTCCgtagacttggattacgctTTTCGATCTTACTTTTTAAAGGTGCCAAGTACATATACATTGtgatacatttgtgttttgtggacCAGTTTTATTAGATTATTGAAAATATAATGATTCTCACTGTTCTCCCTCTCAAATCGTCACCATGACTCGGCAGATCTTATCTTCTCATTGTCCTCCCACAGGGCTGATAACATACTCAAGACCGACACCTGTGTGTGTTAATAGTTTATCCACTGTTAATGACTATTTCATATCAAACAATGATTATCTCCCTCTCCTCCGGACAGATATGGCCACCAAGGTTGTCATAGTAACGGGCGGCAACAAGGGCATCGGTCTGGCCATCGTCCGAGCGCTCTGCAAGCAGTTCCAAGGAGACGTTTACCTGACCGCCAGAGACGTGTAGGTACCTGCTGGGATTTAGGATGACTCAGCGTTATGACAATGTCAGAGAAGgatttgtgttttatctgattTTTTTGAACGCACTGACACAAATACACTAtagttgtgatttttttttttttattaatggaGAGGATGGATTCTGTCTGATAATCACTTCAAGCTTCCAGGTAAATATTCATATGAGCAAACAGGTTAAATGACAGCTCCGCCTCAGTCACTGATACAAAATAAAGCCCCTTTAATTTTTCTGTATGAATCCCTTTGCTAAGAGTAAGAAGCCGATTCaaaatttaaatatgttttttagaAAAGTAATCCTTCTCAGTGTTAAGGTTGGGGTAGAATTAAGGCTGACCCAAATGCAGACTCGTGAAAGGCAGGATgaggaacaaaaggcgagctttatttaaccAAATAGCTGAACAGGTACAAAAAAAGTAGCAACAAGGACAGCCAAACACCTGACAGACAgggggagacaaacatgcacaagAGGAAAGAACACAGGAGATAGTGaaaggacacaagagggcaaggaatcaaaacataagacacaagacacagaaCCATGACATCAAAGCATGAGATAAAATACACCGAACCATAACAGTACCCCCCTCCTTAAGGGACAGCTTCTAACCTTCCAACCAAGATATCCCAACCTGAGACCAAGATCAGAGTCCAAACGGAGCCGGAAGGGAAGAGGCGAGGGCTGAGACCCTCAGGAGGCCGAAGTAGGCTGGAAGTTGGCGGCTAAGACTGGGAGGTGTTGGCCTAGGAGCCGACAGAGGGTCGCTGGCAGGAACCGGACTAGTCCAggcctccgaccgaggggcTGGGACTGGTGTCGGCTAGACcaccgaccgaggagcaggaacAGGTGCCGGCTGGACCGCGACAGAGCCACTGGTGTCGACAAATG includes:
- the LOC115596894 gene encoding carbonyl reductase [NADPH] 1, whose amino-acid sequence is MAAKVVIVTGGNKGIGLAIVRALCKQFQGDVYLTARDVGRGEEAVKSLSTEGLKPMFHQLDINDVNSITTAAAFFKQKYGGVDVLVNNAGIAFKMADTAPFAVQAEVTLKTNFFATRDMLTHFLPLIKAGGRVVNVSSFVGSRTLNQCSPALQQRFRSEDITEEELVGLMEQFVEKAKKGEHKDAGWPETAYGVSKTGLTTLTMIQARRLSKERPKDGILCNACCPGWVRTDMAGPKAPKSPDEGAITPVYLALLPAGATDPHGKFVSDKEVQPW